A part of Cydia amplana chromosome 24, ilCydAmpl1.1, whole genome shotgun sequence genomic DNA contains:
- the LOC134659104 gene encoding coiled-coil domain-containing protein 13, which yields MNKAKNISASQVTSGKTPTKSDKLGELASKIDETDEMKLKMLAALDNPEPEDVLYPPELNAHLIEQLKVMTCENNELRKLVFSKDTEIKELNKTVVDLNQRIRDIISGTGPAISSKSAGIISAKIADLCKQNRHLVAELEKYKTKNSALERKILQLDILSKENEKLHVCLCKDESVDINPDELKDLNNKLAVVNKKLYESKNRNLELKNEILLATKILQQELGDKFTSVKELQNDMAGWKGRAQQIILLQKRINELEEKLNGKHKDLIEARKKDQSDIIREIEMKRKKEVDQAMKDFKSLKEENQEMKKKLDGARCRVRNLECDSTAIRQKIQTFIEKSNHDDLLINEQRNQIKNIELYYQEILRENTTKLNKMYGEIEEHKKITKNTEAKIDALRKQSAEKAAKIEELRVQLLRYEECSLQSVFFTPMKTATDNEIKKLSELVKTLNDRLTEERRKWEELEADNRKLKVKKRKLERRINLMEIEIKGYRDTRKGSRASKISLKTEPVAEPLALGAQPSVSKKPSTTLSTTDKISESTIYETLTHDECEILEKDELKYKLELADEKLKIMEDKLKMIEEEKQEDCINLTEMIQTSKQLFNEALAVLQKEKCVCS from the exons ATgaataaagcaaaaaatatttcGGCATCTCAAGTAACAAGCGGCAAGACGCCCACAAAGAGCGATAAATTAGGAGAATTGGCGAGTAAAATAGATGAAACTGATGAGATGAAGTTGAAAATGTTGGCTGCGTTAGACAATCCAGAACCTGAGGATGTATTGTATCCGCCTGAGTTAAACGCACACCTTATTGAACAGCTAAAG GTGATGACATGTGAGAATAACGAGCTTCGAAAGCTGGTGTTTTCAAAAGACACCGAAATCAAGGAACTAAATAAAACTGTCGTGGACCTGAACCAGCGTATTCGGGATATCATATCTGGTACTGGCCCCGCCATCTCGTCAAAATCAGCCGGTATTATCAGTGCAAAAATCGCTGACTTGTGCAAACAAAACCGTCATCTTGTAGCCGAATTGGAAAA GTATAAAACCAAAAACTCTGCTTTAGAACGAAAAATACTGCAATTGGATATACTCAGCAAAGAAAACGAAAAACTGCACGTTTGTCTCTGCAAAGATGAATCCGTAGATATCAATCCTGATGAGTTGAAGGACTTAAATAATAAACTCGCTGTTGTCAACAAAAAACTATACGAAAGCAAGAACAGAAATCTTGAATTGAAAAATGAAATATTGCTCGCTACTAAGATACTGCAGCAG GAGTTGGGAGACAAGTTCACAAGTGTTAAAGAGCTGCAGAACGACATGGCCGGATGGAAGGGAAGAGCGCAGCAGATCATACTATTGCAAAAACGGATTAATGAATTAGAAGAGAAATTAAATGGGAAACATAAGGACTTAATTGAAGCTCGGAAGAAGGATCAAAGCGAT ATCATACGAGAAATAGAGATGAAACGAAAGAAAGAGGTCGACCAAGCAATGAAAGATTTTAAGAGTCTTAAAGAAGAGAACCAAGAGATGAAGAAGAAATTGGACGGAGCGCGGTGCAGAGTGCGAAACTTGGAATGTGACTCCACAGCTATCCGGCAGAAGATACAGACGTTTATCGAGAAGAGCAATCATGACGATTTGCTTATTAACGAACAGAGA aATCAAATTAAGAATATCGAGCTGTACTACCAGGAAATATTAAGAGAAAATActacaaaactaaataaaatgtatggtGAAATTGAAGAGCataaaaaaataaccaaaaatacCGAAGCCAAAATAGACGCTCTTAGAAAACAATCGGCAGAGAAAGCTGCCAAAATTGAAGAACTACGTGTTCAACTTTTGCGTTATGAAGAGTGTTCCCTCCAAAGTGTATTCTTCACGCCAATGAAAACGGCAACtgataatgaaattaaaaagctGTCAGAACTAGTGAAAACTTTAAATGATAGATTAACAGAGGAGAGACGTAAATGGGAGGAACTTGAAGCAGATAATAGGAAATTGAAGGTGAAAAAACGAAAGTTAGAAAGAAGAATAAATTTGATGGAGATTGAAATAAAAGGTTACAGAGATACAAGGAAGGGCTCTCGTGCATCGAAGATTTCTTTAAAGACTGAACCAGTGGCTGAGCCCCTTGCATTAGGAGCTCAACCTTCTGTTTCTAAGAAACCATCTACGACTTTATCTACAACAGACAAAATTAGTGAAAGTACAATTTATGAAACGTTGACACATGATGAATGCGAAATTCTTGAAAAAGATGAATTGAAATATAAATTGGAACTTGCTGACGAAAAATTAAAGATTATGGAagacaaattaaaaatgatCGAAGAAGAAAAACAAGAGGATTGTATTAATTTGACTGAAATGATTCAAACATCTaagcaattatttaatgaagCTTTGGCGGTATTACAGAAGGAGAAATGTGTATGTTCGTAA